The DNA sequence CTTCTTCACCGACTTTTTTGAGAATCTTGTCCAACCCCTTATCAAAAAGATAATTGGTGTAAGAGCCTTCTTTAGGGTTTTGCTTACGATCTAGTGCTTCTTTGTACAGTGTTTCTAGCATATTATAGTTCCTCTCTAATCTTCAGAATAAATTTCATTAAAAAAACAAGAATAAGCTCCGGTGTGACAGGCAGCACCGACTTGCTCAACTGCGATGAGCAGGGTATCGCGGTCACAATCGGTTGCAATGGATTTGACATACTGGTAGTGCCCAGAAGTTGCCCCCTTGTGCCATAGTTCCTGTCTCGAGCGGCTCCAATAATGCATTTGATTGGTTTTCAAGGTCAATTGATAGGATTCTTCATTCATATAAGCCAGCATGAGCACTTCCTTTGTCTGATAATCTGTAACAATGACAGGGATCAGCCCATCTTGCTTAGCAAAATCAAGTTTGATATCCGTCATAAGCGCACCTCAATTCCCGCGTTTGCCATGGCTTTTTTTGTGTCGACGATAGCTACTTCTCCATAATGGAAAATCGAAGCCGCTAAAGCGCCAGTTGCTGAGGTCTTTTGGAAGACTTCTATTATGTGGTCACTGCTGCCTGCACCGCCTGAGGCGATAATAGGGACATCGACGACGCTAGCCGCAGCATTGAGCATGTCTAAATCAAAACCAGATTTTGTGCCATCCTTATCCATCGAGGTGAGGAGAATTTCACCCGCCCCCAAACTAACCGCTTCTTTGACCCAGTCAATCAAATCCCTGCCGGTATCTTTGCGACCACCGGCCACATAAACATGCCAGGTCCCGTCGGCTTCTTTACGGGCG is a window from the Streptococcus criceti HS-6 genome containing:
- the hisI gene encoding phosphoribosyl-AMP cyclohydrolase, which encodes MTDIKLDFAKQDGLIPVIVTDYQTKEVLMLAYMNEESYQLTLKTNQMHYWSRSRQELWHKGATSGHYQYVKSIATDCDRDTLLIAVEQVGAACHTGAYSCFFNEIYSED